One Streptomyces hundungensis DNA segment encodes these proteins:
- a CDS encoding SURF1 family cytochrome oxidase biogenesis protein, with protein MYRFLLSRQWVLVTLLALALIPTMIELGFWQLHRHEHKVAQNTIIADNLKSRPVPVTDLTSPGHTVPHADYWRRVTATGSYDTAHEVVVRRRTAADGRVGYHVLTPFVLDGGGPTVLVNRGWIADNGNQSSFPRIPPPPAGKVTVTGRLMADQTTAASGIKDVKGLPPRQVMLISSAQQAKALGRTVLGGYIEQTGPEPVDGSPELIPAPDDSSIGPHMAYAVQWWLFSAAVPVGWFILVRREKQERQAAAAAPVVAPEPATA; from the coding sequence GTGTACCGCTTCCTGTTGTCCCGGCAGTGGGTGCTCGTCACCCTCCTGGCCCTGGCTCTCATCCCCACGATGATCGAGCTGGGCTTCTGGCAGCTGCACCGGCACGAGCACAAGGTCGCCCAGAACACGATCATCGCCGACAACCTGAAGTCCCGGCCGGTCCCGGTGACCGACCTCACTTCCCCCGGCCACACCGTCCCGCACGCGGACTACTGGCGCCGGGTCACCGCCACCGGCAGCTACGACACCGCGCACGAGGTCGTCGTGCGGCGCAGGACCGCGGCCGACGGCCGGGTCGGCTACCACGTGCTCACCCCGTTCGTCCTCGACGGTGGCGGCCCGACCGTACTGGTCAACCGGGGCTGGATCGCCGACAACGGCAACCAGAGCTCCTTCCCCAGGATCCCCCCGCCGCCCGCCGGAAAGGTCACCGTCACCGGCCGCCTGATGGCCGACCAGACCACCGCGGCCAGCGGCATCAAGGACGTCAAGGGCCTGCCGCCCCGCCAGGTCATGCTGATCAGCAGCGCCCAGCAGGCGAAGGCCCTCGGGCGTACCGTCCTTGGCGGCTACATCGAGCAGACCGGGCCCGAACCCGTCGACGGCTCCCCCGAGCTGATCCCGGCCCCCGACGACAGTTCGATCGGCCCGCACATGGCGTACGCCGTCCAGTGGTGGCTGTTCTCGGCCGCGGTGCCGGTGGGCTGGTTCATCCTCGTACGGCGTGAGAAGCAGGAGCGCCAGGCCGCGGCCGCCGCGCCGGTGGTGGCGCCCGAGCCCGCGACTGCTTAG